From one Lycium barbarum isolate Lr01 chromosome 6, ASM1917538v2, whole genome shotgun sequence genomic stretch:
- the LOC132645256 gene encoding uncharacterized protein LOC132645256 codes for MRDFPSCFGETGVQVADFSSSGANKAAQNLVTCVYQCKLRGKSCLLNVTWSKSLMGPGLTVGIDDNTNQCLCKVDIKPWLFSKKKGSKTLEAYSRKIDVYWDLSSAKFGSGLEPLEGFYVCVVSERQMILLLGDMRKEAIKKTSATPGASGAVFIAKKEHIFGKKVFATKAQFCDNGRVHDLVIECDTSGTNDPCLVIRVDSKPMMQVKRLRWKFRGNHTMLVDGLGVEVFWDVHNWLFSTSVGNAVFMFKTNISAEKLWAAQPICDPQTLHWSWSQRFREAQSHNLGFSLFLYAWKNE; via the coding sequence ATGAGGGATTTTCCTTCTTGTTTTGGGGAAACTGGGGTTCAAGTAGCTGATTTTTCATCATCAGGTGCTAATAAGGCTGCTCAGAATTTGGTAACTTGTGTCTACCAGTGTAAATTGCGTGGGAAATCTTGTTTGCTTAATGTTACATGGAGTAAGAGTTTGATGGGTCCAGGTCTTACTGTTGGGATTGATGATAATACAAATCAGTGCCTCTGTAAGGTTGATATTAAGCCCTGGTTGTTCTCTAAGAAGAAAGGGTCAAAGACTTTAGAAGCTTATTCTAGGAAAATTGATGTATATTGGGACCTTTCTTCGGCGAAATTTGGATCTGGTCTGGAGCCATTGGAAGGATTCTATGTGTGTGTTGTTTCCGAAAGGCAAATGATTTTGCTCCTTGGTGATATGAGAAAAGAAGCTATCAAGAAAACAAGTGCCACTCCTGGTGCTTCTGGTGCTGTTTTTATTGCTAAGAAGGAGCATATATTTGGGAAGAAAGTGTTTGCCACTAAGGCTCAGTTTTGTGATAATGGTCGAGTCCATGATCTCGTGATTGAATGTGATACCAGTGGGACCAATGACCCATGCCTTGTCATCCGCGTGGACAGTAAGCCGATGATGCAGGTAAAGAGGCTAAGGTGGAAGTTCCGCGGTAATCATACCATGTTGGTTGATGGCCTTGGTGTAGAAGTATTTTGGGATGTCCATAACTGGCTTTTTAGTACGTCTGTTGGAAATGCCGTCTTCATGTTCAAGACCAACATTTCAGCTGAGAAATTATGGGCGGCCCAGCCCATCTGCGATCCCCAAACACTACATTGGTCTTGGTCACAGAGATTCAGGGAGGCCCAGTCACATAATCTTGGTTTCTCGCTCTTTTTATATGCTTGGAAAAATGAATAG
- the LOC132644329 gene encoding bifunctional phosphatase IMPL2, chloroplastic-like → MATISSTQLSDMELNSLTQIANKAADAAGEVVRKYYSNAARFQFREKDGDGPVTCADVKAEQAISCVILEAFPSHSIYGEETGWHNRDNTIIPNQFIWVFDPIDGTSSFVGKDNCAFGILIGLVYNGKPILGCIDQPILKLRWVGVKGKGTTINGERVYTLDCCDLGKARVHLKVPNYNDDAKRAYDCLSKKVGKKLFNGNCVVFGELASGFVDVVVDCALDPYDFLALVPVVEGAGGVVTDWEGRELEWNADTPVPEGGFKIVATAGKTIHQHVINALSQ, encoded by the coding sequence ATGGCTACAATTTCAAGCACACAATTGAGCGACATGGAACTAAATAGTCTTACACAAATAGCCAACAAAGCTGCTGATGCTGCAGGTGAAGTAGTACGTAAATACTACTCCAACGCTGCAAGATTCCAGTTCAGGGAAAAAGATGGTGACGGACCAGTCACCTGTGCTGACGTGAAAGCTGAACAGGCTATAAGTTGTGTCATTCTTGAAGCTTTTCCTTCACACTCTATTTATGGGGAGGAAACTGGTTGGCATAATCGCGATAACACCATTATTCCTAATCAGTTCATATGGGTTTTTGACCCGATTGATGGGACTTCAAGTTTTGTAGGTAAAGATAATTGTGCTTTTGGTATTCTCATTGGGTTGGTTTATAATGGAAAGCCGATTCTTGGTTGTATTGATCAGCCAATCTTGAAACTCAGGTGGGTTGGGGTTAAGGGAAAAGGAACTACGATTAATGGTGAGAGAGTTTACACATTGGATTGTTGTGATCTTGGTAAAGCTAGGGTTCATTTAAAGGTACCGAATTATAACGATGACGCGAAGAGAGCGTATGATTGTCTATCGAAGAAGGTGGGGAAGAAGTTGTTTAATGGGAACTGTGTTGTTTTTGGTGAGTTGGCTTCGGGTTTTGTTGATGTTGTGGTTGATTGTGCACTTGATCCTTATGATTTTCTTGCACTTGTTCCGGTCGTTGAGGGTGCTGGTGGTGTTGTTACTGATTGGGAAGGACGTGAGCTTGAGTGGAATGCTGATACTCCAGTGCCTGAAGGTGGGTTTAAGATTGTTGCTACTGCTGGGAAAACCATTCATCAACATGTTATTAATGCACTATCACAATAA